The Lysobacterales bacterium sequence CGCGAAGCGAGGTATCGCTCGGCTGCGCAAAGAAGTACTGGTCGAGCTTCGCGCCGGCGAGCGTGCCGGCGTCGAGCTGCGCGACGACGCGGAACATGCCATACAGCGGCGAGTCCAGTGCCCCGGCTTCATCCGCAGTGACATAGACCACCGGCGCCAGATCCTTGTGGTACAGGGTCTGCTCCCACGGCTGCTGCTCGACGCGCACCATTTCCGACAGCGGCACCAGCCGCCCGTCGCCGCCACGCACGCGGATCGCAAGCAGCTGCGCCAGGCTGGCCTGGTCGCCGGCGGGCAGGCGCAGGCGGATCGGCACCGGCACCTTGGAGGCACCGTCGCGCAGGAAGCCGGCATCGACGCCGGACACTGCCAGTGCCAGCGCTTCGGCGATCTGCGCCTGGGTGACACCGAGCCGCGCCGCACGTTCGCGGTCGACCACGATCTGCTCGCGCGTCGCGTCTGCTTCCATCGAGGTGTCGATATCGACGATGCCCTCGGTGGCCGCGAACTTTGCCTGCAGCTCGCGCGCGATGGCGCGGGTGCGCTCGGCGTCGGGCCCGTACAGTTCGGCGACCAGCGGCGCCATCACCGGCGGCCCCGGCGGCACTTCGCTGATCTTGATCGAGGCACCGTAGCGCTTGCCGATCGCGGCCAGCTGCGGGCGCACCGCGCGTGCGATGTCGTGGCTCTTGCGCGAGCGATCCTGCTTGTCGACCAGGTTCACCTGCAGGTCGCCGACGGTGGCGCCGCTGCGCAGGTAGTACTGGCGCACCAGGCCGTTGAAGTTGACCGCGGCGGCAGTGCCGGCGTGGCCCTGCACGTGCCGCACCTCGGCGACCTCGACCAGCTCCTGCGCGAGTTCGACGAGCAGCGCATTGGTGCGTTCCAATGGCGTGCCTTCGGGCAGATCGACCACCACCTGGAACTCGGACTTGTTGTCGAGCGGCAGCATCTTCAGCACCACCAGTTGCAGCACCGCGAGCAGGGCCGCGAAGCCGACCGCGGCGACCATGCCGGCAAACAGCCACAGGCGCCGACGCGCGCCGCGCTCGCGCTCCAGGAACGGCGTGAACGCGCGCCGGAACAGGCGCGATAGTTTCGTCGCGGCAGCGTTGCCGGCATCGGCGTGTGCGCCGCCCGCTGCCGGCAGGTGCCGCGACAGCAGCTTGTAGGCGAGCCACGGCGTCACCGTGAGCGCGATCAGCAGCGAGATCAGCATGCCGGCTGAAGCATTCACCGGGATCGGTCGCATGTACGGGCCCATCAGCCCGGAGACGAAGGCCATCGGCAGCAGCGCCGCGATCACCGTGAAGGTGGCGAGGATGGTCGGTGCGCCGACCTCGTCCACCGCCGGCGGGATCGCGTCGAGCAGTTTGCGACCGCCGAGCAGCATGTGGCGATGAATGTTCTCGACGATCACGATGGCGTCGTCAACCAGGATGCCGATGGCGAAGATCAGCGCGAACAGCGACACGCGGTTGATGGTGAAGCCCATCGCCCAGCTCGCGAACAAGGTCAGGGCCAGAGTCAGTACCACCGCGCTGCCGACCACCACCGCTTCGCGCCAGCCGAGCGCGAACAGCACCAGCGCCACCACCAGCATCGTCGCGAACACCAGTTTCTGGATCAGCTTCATCGCCTTGTCGTGCGCGGTGTGGCCGTAGTCGCGGGTGGTGTTGATGGCGATGCCGGCGGGAATGTGGCTGCGCTTCAAGGTTTCGACGCGGGCGAGGATGGCGCGGGTGATGTCGGAGGCATTCGCGCCCGGCTTCTTGGCGATGGCGATGGTCAGCGCCGGCGCCAGCGCCAGCGTCCCCGGCGTCGGCCCGGCGGCAGCGTGCCAGACCAGACTGCGTGGCAGATCGGCGCCGCGTTCGATGCGCGCGACCTCGGACAACAGCAGCGGTCGACCGTCGCGCAGTCCGACCACCAGACTCGCCACCTCATCGGCGTCGCCGAGCCAGGTGCCGGCAGTGACCGGGACATTGCGCCCCGGCGCCACGCGCTCGCCGGCCTGACGCACGAAGTTCGCGCTGGCGAGGGCGCCGGCGAGGTCCTGCGGCGTCATGCCGTAGGCGGCCAGCCGCGTCGCATCGAGCTCGACCGTCACCACGCGCTCGGGTGCGCCGATCGTGTACACGTCGCGCGTTCCGGGCACGCGCTTGAGTTCGGTTTCCAGCGTATGCGCGACCGCGGCCAGTTCGGTGGCGCCGCGCTGCGGGTCGTTGGTGGACAGGGTCAGGGTCATCGCCGGCACATCGTCGATGCCCATCGGCCGCACCAGCGGCTGGCCGACGCCAAGCTGTGCCGGCGCCCAGTCCTGGTTCGAATAGACCTGGTTGTACAGACGCACCAGCGCGTCCTGGCGCGGCACGCCGACCTGGAACTCGACCGTGAGCACGGCGAGACCCGGTCGTGACACCGAGTAGACGTGCTTGACGCCCTCGATCTCGGACAGCACCTGCTCCAGCGGATAGCTGACCAGGTTCTCGACATCCGCCGCCGCTGCGCCGGCGAAGGGCACCACGACGTTGGCCATGGTCACGTCGATTTGCGGCTCTTCTTCCTGCGGCGTGATCAGTACCGCAACCAGGCCGAGCAGCAGGCCGGCGATCGCCAGCACCGGCGTCAGCGGATTGGCGACGAATTGCTGCGCCAGCCTTCCGGAAATGCCCAGGGACTTGCCGGCATCGCTCACGGTGCCGACTCCGCGGCCGCGACGCCGAGGTGCGCGAGCGCCGCCAGCGGATCGCGGGCGTAGCGCTCGCCGGCCACGAGCCCGGCCAGCACCTCGATCTGGTCGCCGAAGCGATGGCCAAGGCGCAGTTGACGGAGCGCTACACGGTTGCGCGCATCGACCACGTACACCGCGGTGACTTCGCTGCGGCGCACGAGCGCGGCGGCCGGAATCAGCAGGCGCTCGGCGCTGCCGATCGCGAACGCGGCCTTCACCGTCATGCCCGGCTGCAGCCCGGTCTCGACTTCGGACAGTTCCAGGCGCACGCGGAAGCTGTGCGTGGTGGCATCGGCGTAGGGAAACAGGATCAACTCGCGCGCCTCGATGCGGCGGCCGTCGTCGAGCAGGATCGCGGCATGGCGGTGCTCGCGGATCGCGGCCATGTCGCCCTGCGGAATCTCGACCTCGACGCGCAGCTGTGCCAGCGACAGCCCCGAGACCAGCGGCTGCCCAGGGCGCACGGTTTCGCCGACCTGCACGTGCCGTTCGGTCAGGATGCCGCTGTAGGGCGCACGGATCACCGTGTAGTCGACCTGTTCGCCGGCCTGGCGCAAGGCTGCGCGCGCGGCTTCGAGCGCAGCCTTGGCGGCGTCGTGCCGTGCCACCGCCTGGTCGTAGGCGGCCTGCGCCACCAGCTTTTTCGCGATCAGCTCCTGGGCGCGGTCGAAGGCGAGTTCGGCTTCGCGCGCATTCGCTTCGGCGGCTCGCAGCGCGGCCTCGGCCTGGCGTCGCCCGGACTGCTGTTCGACATCGGTGAAGCGCACGATCACGTCGCCGACCTGGACGTAGTCATTAACGTCGAACGGCAGCTCGGTCACGCGCCCGCCGGTTTGCGCCGATAGCGTGGCCTTGTGCACGGCATCGACGACACCGTCCCAGACGCGTTCCTGCGTCGCCGACTGCGTCGCCGCCACCGCGGTCGCAAACGTCACCGGCGCCACCGTGCGTGGCTTGCCGGCGTCGTGGCCGCAGGCGGCGAGCAGCAGG is a genomic window containing:
- a CDS encoding efflux RND transporter periplasmic adaptor subunit; translated protein: MRIAPFLAAAAALLLAACGHDAGKPRTVAPVTFATAVAATQSATQERVWDGVVDAVHKATLSAQTGGRVTELPFDVNDYVQVGDVIVRFTDVEQQSGRRQAEAALRAAEANAREAELAFDRAQELIAKKLVAQAAYDQAVARHDAAKAALEAARAALRQAGEQVDYTVIRAPYSGILTERHVQVGETVRPGQPLVSGLSLAQLRVEVEIPQGDMAAIREHRHAAILLDDGRRIEARELILFPYADATTHSFRVRLELSEVETGLQPGMTVKAAFAIGSAERLLIPAAALVRRSEVTAVYVVDARNRVALRQLRLGHRFGDQIEVLAGLVAGERYARDPLAALAHLGVAAAESAP